ACAGCCTGTCTGGGATCATTAAGGTGTGTGTTGTTATCTCTTGTTTCTGTGTCTTCCTCTGCAGCATTGGTGTCATGCTGCACATCTTTGCGTCTCACAGGCAGTTCATGGACACTTCACGTTACATCCTTTTTGCCTACATGCTGATCAATGACACCCTGCAGCTCTTGTCCTCTGTGttgctcttcctctttgtcATGGGAGGTGTGAAACTGGCTCTTGTCTACTGCATTCCCTTGTTGATCATTTCCACTGCCACTTTCCAGAACACACCGTTAATCCTGGCCACCATGTCACTCGAGCGTTATGTTGCCATCGTTTACCCCCTGCAGTGTCCGGTCGCCTGGCGCTCAGACCGTATCTGGATCATTATTCTGTCCCTGTGGCTCATCAGTTGCATCTTCCCGATCATTGAACACTCCATCATGGAGAATGATCCAGCTGTGAATATCATCTCTACCCCTGTGATTTGCCATACTAAACTTGTCAACTCATCTCAAATTCAGACACTGTTCAAAGCTGCTAGAAGTATTCTGTTCTTCGCAGTAGTGGCTGTTATCATCCTCTTTACATATGTGAGAATCCTGCTGGAAACCAGGAAGCTCAGACAAGACACAGCGTCTGTGAGTAAAGCCATGCACACCGTGCTGCTGCATGgcttccagctgctgctgtgcatgtTGGCCTTCACCATCCCCATCACTGAGACTCTCATAGTGCTGCACTCCAACTGGAGAACAGAAGATGTCGCCTATTTTAATTACTTCTGTTTCGTTCTAATTCCACGCTTTCTCAGCCCGGTCATCTACGGCTTCAGAGACCAGAGTCTCAGGGGTTACATCAGGAAAAATTTCTCTGCTGCtctaataaaataaagtaaaacccTGCGGGCAAACTGCAGGACAACTTGTCTGTTTATCTAACTTTcaaaatcataattgagtacAATTTGGAttaatatctaaacctttcatctgcatttttgtagccaataaggctTTCTGATCACAAATGGACTTTGTTTTATGAGGTGTCTTTACAGTTTTTAACttattgaatgtgtttttatgctgcACACGTACAACgaagacaagacaaacaaacactgacacaactgCACATCAGAGGCTTCATCTCTCGTAATAGGCATGTGTCGATTTTTGCACACTTGCAACTGATTATTAATCCATCCTTCTTTTTGACGCAACTTATCAGGGTAATTATATCAACAGAAACTCCTTTATATACACTTCTGAGAAGTTCtgagaaaatgtgattatttcatCAACACTAAAAGTAACTAccattaatacattaataaattgTGGCCTACAAAATGTTACtaatattaataatgtgtttctgtgtaagCTGGTCAATGTGCAACTAACTTTATACTGTTTTGGCTTGCTGAATGAATAAAGGCATTTATATGTTGTAATTTGTGTCTATACACTGCTGAGAACCTctgagaaaatgtgatgaaataaatcATTCTTTAGTCTCTGCTGGTTTTCTATCATGCTTTAAAACTTAAACATTATTCATACTAAAAGTCTTAGATTTAAACAAAAGAGAACAATCCAAGCAACTCTTTTGGAAAAGGGGtttaaaagtctttatttaGATAGCTATATCATGATGAATTACTTATtgaaaattcattttaaaaatcagccGAGTAGCAACCCACATATAGTGGAACACAGGGCCTTCTTCCCTGGCTTTTTAAACttggatttttctcttttttgaacTTCTGTGTTCCCAAAGCACCTTCATCACATTCTGCTTGAACTTAAGCACTCCAGATTAAATTTTTCTGAAGGTCTTACATTTAACTTGGTAAGCCCTGCAGAAACCCTGTAAAATATTCACTGTCTTCATATATCAATGTTACATCACTGTAGTCGAATTACAGACTtatgaaatgtgtaaaacaaacatttatctaGTTAGTTATTTCCCCAAAAAGATAACCACGTGAGTGAGATTTATTTGTACAGATGTTCACCAGCTCAGAGTCTGCTGCACATTGT
This is a stretch of genomic DNA from Pagrus major chromosome 2, Pma_NU_1.0. It encodes these proteins:
- the LOC141007776 gene encoding odorant receptor 131-2-like — translated: MQNLTELSGNETSNNSLSGIIKVCVVISCFCVFLCSIGVMLHIFASHRQFMDTSRYILFAYMLINDTLQLLSSVLLFLFVMGGVKLALVYCIPLLIISTATFQNTPLILATMSLERYVAIVYPLQCPVAWRSDRIWIIILSLWLISCIFPIIEHSIMENDPAVNIISTPVICHTKLVNSSQIQTLFKAARSILFFAVVAVIILFTYVRILLETRKLRQDTASVSKAMHTVLLHGFQLLLCMLAFTIPITETLIVLHSNWRTEDVAYFNYFCFVLIPRFLSPVIYGFRDQSLRGYIRKNFSAALIK